In the genome of Coregonus clupeaformis isolate EN_2021a chromosome 1, ASM2061545v1, whole genome shotgun sequence, one region contains:
- the LOC121568022 gene encoding uncharacterized protein C10orf105: MNTTSDLAVNISSTPSFTESPLPFNLSSLPTSLSSSPLPSEPHDPLLTIMVVLGLSLLLAACAIFLAVCRGSSTQTEEDSDGGCSSGESLVCGPSLSSEPQLKLWKRLGSVRRSFTSSFRRPPQRRSNCSTHCSPTRPQPDHSSSPTPHLTMPCLFDYVTEI; this comes from the coding sequence ATGAACACCACCAGTGATCTAGCGGTCAACATCTCCTCCACCCCTTCTTTCACAGAATCACCATTACCTTTCAACCTATCCAGCCTGcccacctccctctcttcctcccccctgcCATCAGAGCCTCACGACCCATTGCTGACCATCATGGTGGTGctaggcctgtccctgctcctggCTGCCTGTGCTATCTTCCTGGCCGTGTGTCGTGGGTCGTCAACCCAGACAGAGGAGGACTCAGATGGGGGCTGTAGTTCAGGCGAGTCCCTGGTCTGCGGGCCTTCTCTGTCATCGGAGCCCCAGCTCAAGCTGTGGAAGAGGCTGGGCTCTGTACGGCGGTCATTCACCTCCTCATTCAGACGACCGCCCCAGCGCAGGTCCAACTGCAGCACCCACTGCTCCCCAACCAGACCGCAACCTGACCACAGCAGCTCACCAACGCCCCACCTTACCATGCCCTGCCTGTTTGACTATGTTACAGAGATATGA